TCGTACAGGAAGTCGATGAACGCAAAGTAAAAGACCTCGCAGGCGATATGCGCCATCAGGGCGTCCTCGCTTTCGTCAGCCCTGTCGAATACCAAGACTGGGAAGACGTTCTCTCCGATGTCATGGCGCGCGGAGAAGTACCGCTCTTTATCCTGCTCGACGAGCTCGAAGACCCGCACAACCTCGGCGCTATCCTTCGTACGTGTGATGCGTCGGGCGCACACTGCGTGCTCATTCCGAAACGTCGTGCGTGTCCCCTCAATGCCACCGTTGCCAAAACGAGCGCAGGTGCCGTCGAATACGTGCCTGTTGCACAGATCGGCAATATCGCGCAGACGATACGCGCACTCAAAAAAGCAGGCTTTTGGGTCGTCGGTGCCGACATGGACGGCGCGGAGAACTTCTACGATGCCAACCTTACAGGCCCGCTCCTTCTTATCGTAGGAAGCGAAGGCAAAGGCATGGGCAGACTGACGAAAGAACAATGCGACTTCCTCGTCAAGATCCCGATGCACGGACGCATCAACTCGCTCAATGCTTCCGTAGCCTGTTCGCTCCTTCTGTACGAAGCAGAGCGTCAGAGAAACAAATAATGAAAAAAACGTACCTTCTTATCGACGGCTATAACGTCATCCATGCATGGCGTACACTCGATAAATGGGGCGATGATATGGCGGCGGCGCGCGACGAGCTTCTCACGATCACAGCCGATTACAGCGCGTATCGCGACTGCTTGTCGATACTCGTATTCGATGCGCCGTCCGCGCCCATCTCCTCGGTAGAAGAAAACTCGGGCGTGACTGTCGTATTCACGAGCGAAGAAGAAACGGCAGACAGCTATATCGAACGAACGGCTTATCAGCTCGTCAGACAAGGCGAGACCGTATACGTCGTCACCAGCGACGGGCTTGAACAATCCGTCATCTTGGGTGCAGGCGCATACCGCATCAGCGCACGCGAATGGCGCGAAACGATCAAAGCGGCGAAAAAAGAACGCCGCAGGAAGTATCAGACGCGCCCTTTGGGTGACCGCAGCGAACTGGCCGCGCGTCTTTCCGACGAAGTCCTCGCCAAACTCGAAGCACTCAGACGAGCAGAACTGAAATAGGCGATAAAAAAGGGAATCGTTACAATAACTGAAAGTGATACTTGACGTTAGATGGCGGCTGGCGTATAATTTGCTATGTACCGACATATCTTGGTATGTTCAAAGGCATCATGGTTTCTTCGGATTCGGTGCGTGTCAAACGAAGTACATGACCGAAGAAGCAGAAGGAGGCGGTGCGATGAAACAAAATTCACAGCAAGATGAATTGTATCGTGGATTTGAAAGCATGACTGATGAAGAAGTCGTAGTAGAGGCCAAAGAACACGACAACAGCGCGGCACTCGACTACTTGATTCATAAATATCGCAACTTCGTACGAGCAAAAGCCCGCTCGTACTTCCTGATCGGTGCGGACAGAGAAGACATTATCCAAGAAGGCATGATCGGTCTTTATAAGGCGATCCGTGACTTCCGCGCAGATAAGCTGTCCTCGTTCCGCGCGTTCGCCGAACTGTGCGTACAGCGCCAGATCATCACGGCGATCAAGACAGCAACAAGACAGAAACATATTCCGCTCAACTCGTATGTATCGCTCAACAAACCGATCTACGATGAAGACTCGGACAGAACGCTCCTTGATGTGTTGTCGGGCTCGAAGATATCCGACCCCGAAGAACTCGTCATCAGCAGAGAAGAATTCATCGATATCGAAGCGAAGATGGGGCAGATCTTAAGCGACCTCGAGTGGAAAGTACTCATGTCGTACCTCGACGGCAAATCGTACCAAGAGATCGCCGTTGAGCTCGGAAGACACGTTAAATCGATCGACAATGCATTGCAGCGCGTTAAGAGGAAATTGGAACGATATCTGGAAAACCGCGCAGACGATACGGATGTGACGGGAGTATACCAAGGATTATCGGGTCTTAACAGAAGCTTGTATCATATTGCAGAGCGTAAAGCAGAACGATAAAAACATCCTGTTTCGGGATGTTTTTTCTCTTATTTATACAATGAGGAGGAATCGGTATGAAAACGATTCGAAACATTGCCGTCTTAACAGGCGGCGGCGATTGCCCGGGACTTAATGCAGTCCTTCGCGCAGTAGTGCGCACGGCGATCTCGCAAGGTGTCAGCGTATGGGGCGTCAAAAACGGTTTTGGCGGTCTTGTAAAAAATGAAATGATGTATCTCGGCATGAATGACGTAGCAGGCATTTTGCCGCGCGGCGGTACCATTCTCGGTACGACGAACCGTGATAACCCGTTCCATTTCAAGACGGTCGAAGAAGACGGCACTGTCGTCTACAAAGATATGTCGGGCGTCGTACTCGAAAACTTGAAAAAACGTGAGATCGACGCACTTCTCGTCATCGGTGGTGACGGCACCATCAAGATCGGCGGAGAGATCGCCGAGCTCGGTGTTAAAGTCGTCTGCGTGCCGAAAACGATCGACAACGACATCGCCTGCACCGAACGTACCTTCGGCTTCGACACGGCTGTCGGCGTTGCAACGGAGGCGCTTGACCGTCTTCACACGACGGCAGAATCGCATCACCGCGTCATGGTACTCGAAGTCATGGGCCGTTATGCAGGCTGGATCGCACTTCATGCAGGTCTTGCGGGCGGTGCAGACTGTATCCTGATCCCCGAAATTCCGTACGACATTCGTGCCGTACAAGAAAAGATCAACCGTCGTCAGCAAAAAGGCAGCAAATTCAGCCTCGTCGTCGTCGCAGAAGGCGCGGCACCGATCGGCGGCGAAATGGTCGGCGTAGAGCGCAAAGAAGGCACTGAAAAACTTCGTCTTGGCGGGATCGGCAATATCCTCGCCGAACAGCTCGAAGAACTCTGCGGTGTAGAAACACGCTGCACCACGCTCGGACATCTCCAGCGCGGCGGCTCGCCGACAGCATATGACCGCGTGCTCGCAACGAGATTCGGCGTTGTCGCAACAGAAGCACTCCTTGGCGGCAAGACCGATATCATGGTCGCACTTCAGAATAATGAAGTCATCGAAGTACCGCTTAGTGAAGTGGCAAAACAGTCGGCACTCGTACCGACAGACTGCGAGCTCGTTCGTTCGGCAAAACGCATCGGCATCTGTTTCGGTGACTGATAGCATCAGAAGGAAGTACTCTGAAAATGAGTGCTTCCTTTTTTGTGCAAATGATAAGGAAATAGTTGTCTTTCCGCTTAAACTGTGTATAATAGAAAAAGCAATACAATATGGAGGTACATCTATGAATGAATATATCATAGCGATCATACTCGGTATCATCGAAGGTGCGACCGAATTCCTTCCCGTATCCTCGACAGGACACATGATACTCGCAGGCTCCATGATGGGGTTCACAGGTGAAGTCGCGACCGTATTCGAAGTCGTTATCCAATTCGGTGCCATCCTCTCCGTCCTCTTCATCTA
The DNA window shown above is from Selenomonadales bacterium and carries:
- the rlmB gene encoding 23S rRNA (guanosine(2251)-2'-O)-methyltransferase RlmB encodes the protein MANEEILVGRNSVMEALKSGRSINKLWIAKGDRQGSLREIAGLAKKQGIIVQEVDERKVKDLAGDMRHQGVLAFVSPVEYQDWEDVLSDVMARGEVPLFILLDELEDPHNLGAILRTCDASGAHCVLIPKRRACPLNATVAKTSAGAVEYVPVAQIGNIAQTIRALKKAGFWVVGADMDGAENFYDANLTGPLLLIVGSEGKGMGRLTKEQCDFLVKIPMHGRINSLNASVACSLLLYEAERQRNK
- a CDS encoding NYN domain-containing protein, which gives rise to MKKTYLLIDGYNVIHAWRTLDKWGDDMAAARDELLTITADYSAYRDCLSILVFDAPSAPISSVEENSGVTVVFTSEEETADSYIERTAYQLVRQGETVYVVTSDGLEQSVILGAGAYRISAREWRETIKAAKKERRRKYQTRPLGDRSELAARLSDEVLAKLEALRRAELK
- the sigH gene encoding RNA polymerase sporulation sigma factor SigH, with amino-acid sequence MKQNSQQDELYRGFESMTDEEVVVEAKEHDNSAALDYLIHKYRNFVRAKARSYFLIGADREDIIQEGMIGLYKAIRDFRADKLSSFRAFAELCVQRQIITAIKTATRQKHIPLNSYVSLNKPIYDEDSDRTLLDVLSGSKISDPEELVISREEFIDIEAKMGQILSDLEWKVLMSYLDGKSYQEIAVELGRHVKSIDNALQRVKRKLERYLENRADDTDVTGVYQGLSGLNRSLYHIAERKAER
- a CDS encoding 6-phosphofructokinase is translated as MRNIAVLTGGGDCPGLNAVLRAVVRTAISQGVSVWGVKNGFGGLVKNEMMYLGMNDVAGILPRGGTILGTTNRDNPFHFKTVEEDGTVVYKDMSGVVLENLKKREIDALLVIGGDGTIKIGGEIAELGVKVVCVPKTIDNDIACTERTFGFDTAVGVATEALDRLHTTAESHHRVMVLEVMGRYAGWIALHAGLAGGADCILIPEIPYDIRAVQEKINRRQQKGSKFSLVVVAEGAAPIGGEMVGVERKEGTEKLRLGGIGNILAEQLEELCGVETRCTTLGHLQRGGSPTAYDRVLATRFGVVATEALLGGKTDIMVALQNNEVIEVPLSEVAKQSALVPTDCELVRSAKRIGICFGD